TGCAGAGACATTATCAGGAAGGCCAGTATTGCTCTGCTGTTACCATGTAGCACCCTcctcatgaagaaagaagtgaaaggtggCTCTTACATTGCAAACTTCTGGATCTGGGTCCTGAAGATGGAGCATAATTCTGGTCCACGTAGAAGTTGTAATTTCTTTGCcgagaaaagatttccatttcctcttggcagaggaggccaggactcCATACAAGGTGAAGGCTGAGGAACGAAGGACTGCCTCGTCCTGCAATCAGGAAACCCCAGTCACCAAGTTGCTGCCTaggaccccaaaacaaacatctcctggCCAGCCAAATGCTGAGCCCATATCCTGAGCAATGGTTCTAGGCAGTTTGTCCAAGGCCAGAGGATCAAGAgaatccatttctttgaaagacaccATTTGGCATCAAGAAAGGGTTGCCTTATGCTGAGTCTTTCCTTGTCCATTGCTCAGCTTCTCAGGACCGTGCCTCCTGAGCTACTGGGCACTTAGGCTTTTGGTCTCCGAGGTCCTCAAACACTTTACTGGCACCTGACAGAGAGCTAAAAACCTAGAAGCTCTTGGACTCCAAAGTTCCTAGACTCAGAGCCACCTGGCAGCCTCACACGTTCCTAAGGCTTCAGGGCTTTCACACAGAGACAGCCCTTCAGGTGGCCTGTAAGGGAGTTGTAAACagtcagtttccatttccctcagaaaaagaaaaaaaacccctcagattCAAAAGGCTCTACAAAATGGAATACTTGATTCCAGTTGGTACTGCTCTGTGGAAGAACTCCGGCTCAGAAGACTCTGTTGTGGTCTGTCATACCACAGCATGGGCACCTCTCATGTCAGAGCAAGTGAACTCCCGCCATTTGCGAGGAGCATCTAAGCAAGTCTTCCAGACTGTAGAGGccatggagaggaagaggcagtccaaggcgcaagccctcctttccagggtagatgctgaaaagacccagggtacagagctaggcaaaggagaccctcaacacccctcttcctctccattgacAATGAAAGAACCTGTGAGGGCTAGACCAGACATGGAGAACtactgtgaagggaggtgacgtCCTCCCTCAGTGTCCAGCCTTTCTTCACTCCTTCCCAAGGGCAATGCAAAGGTGATTAGCTCGCTATGGAGCTAGGAATCAGCAGACATCATCCCAAGTCtcatcagtttctcttcaggcttttctaggAATGAGGCTTCTTCCCTGAACCCAAACAGTCCTCATCTGTGCTTGCTCACATCATACCTTTCAGATGATCTCACAGACTACTAAAACAAGAGTTACCTACTGCTCGTTCACTTACGAcatcaaagaaagtcttggtaTAAAGGGCGATTTCTTTAAAGGTGACTCCAatgtccttctctcccagctctgccaccactttCGCCAGAGCTGACAAACTCTCGCCCACGATCTCAGAAGAGGTGACGTCCTTGATGGCCCTCATTAACGCCTTCAGAATGGCCTTCTtgtgctttctcagctgtcaaagcagaaggCACACAAGAGCTCCTCACCATTCATGCCTACAGCAGAAGTTCTTTACCATTTCTCCCAAGAACAGAATTGGCAAGAAACCAGTCCAGAGCACACCTTAGCCCAAGGCTACACACTCTGTCTCCAGTTGCACCTTTGAAGCCAGAGTGATGTCGGAGAATGGAGCATGGTCTTAAGACACACCAGAatttccctgttgtggttggtccaGCTTCTGTAAGCCTTGTGCAGCTCTTTACCAGGACCTGTCTGGTTAGGAGCTTTCTGTAGTGAGTGCAAGCTCATGctcaccttctcaggtgctccactggccagattgcccaggcccctcactgccatccggcgcacagtgctgctggcatccAGGGATTTGTCCACCAATGCACGGCGGACAGGCTGAAGTAGCTTCCACTTCTGAAGCACTGGCTCCTTCATCAGCTAGGAAAGAGCACCATGACCATTAGCATTAGATTGATCCTGAGCACTCATGGCACATGCGTAACTGTTCATGGATTCCAGCATGGCTGGGATACTTTCTGCTAGGatcttcctggagaaagagatggccgagacagcagcttgcaaagacaactgctctcaagccttccttttccaccttctgtcttacctcagcaaagaaagatgctgccatGATCCTCAGGTTTGCTGATGGCGAGTCCAGCCATGGCAAGACAGCACGTATGGTGGTCACCGTGACCACATCAGTttggaggagaacactgcacacacaacacaagaagacaagaaggcgacAGAGTATGAGGTTCCAACAGTCAGCTGCTGTGATGCAGACGGTCTTCTTTGGCAACTcaggacagcctccccaggcagataTGCTGGAGAGGTTCCCATCCAGACCGTTTCTGGCTTACAGTCACCcccaagaaggagagaaggcctcCACAAGGCTCTTACCTAGTCAGCAGACACATGCCCTCATGGTATGTCTggggattttcaagaaaagcccATGTGTTCTGCTTCCGGAGAATCCCCATGCATTTCTCACTGATGCACTTGCAGAGCACAGTATCTAAtgctttgatggaaagcctgattgaaaagaatatacatatgtcAGAATCGGAGCACTTGAGACTGTGTCAGGATCACTGAGGAAGCTCAGCCACTTTCAGAGGCACTCATTAACTTCTTCCAAGCCCCAGCGAGTAATACTCAAAGCACCCCCTGAAAGCACACTTCATAATCCCAAAGGGCATCAGGCTAAAAGGAAACTGGCATGATCACTCGCTTTGATGCCCCCAAACTCACTGAACACAGGGGAAAACCCGGAAGCCTCAACTTCTTTGATGCTAGAACCTGAGGGGTCTTCTGCAGTACCAGAGTACCATTTATGCAAAAGATGCACAACAAGGTCCTCCGAGCTGGGGAAATGAATTGCAGTGGGCAGGAATCACCATGCTGTCGCTGCATCACCACTTGTGGGTTCCCCAAACAGACTAGTAATGGTAGAAGAGGAGGCCCAGCACAGCTTGAGGGGACAGTCGCCCTTGCAAGGCCAAGAGGTACTTTGTTCTCTATCATTCATATAAGCAAAGTCTCTCAGGGTtcatacaccaaaaagaaaaaaagagagagaaaaacaaacagcaccccAAGCGATGTTTGGAAACCTGCTGTGGCCACTGTctggacaaagagaaattcagttctggtttcctaaggaaaggatTAAACATGGTGACAGCAGAAATCTTGTCCATGGAGCACAGAAGCCTCTCTCATAGGAAGAACAGCTACCTTCAAGGCTATAAGACTGGAAGGACCAGAAGGATGTCCTGCCATATCCTCCAGTGCTGACAAACGGGTCGACTCAGCTGAAGGCCAGGGAGCTGTCTCCACTCATGTCTGGTGAGGCAGGAATGTTCCTGCTTTCATCAAACCCCAATCATTGAATAACTGAGACTTTTGATTCAGAAGCACCTCCAAAGGGGAATAAAATCATCCAAGGATGCCCAGGGAAGACTAATAACAAAGTAGACAAAAACCAAGCCcaaagaaatagatgaaacagcagaattcCCTGTGCATGACACAGAGTAAACCAATAGGtgaattttagctgtgctgagagGGCCAGTTCCgccttcatttctgctgtagcttttcctcaccagggccacacaagattttcttcagactagctcccaccagcctactttttcaaaagcatattgagCTCATGCTAGGGCACAAGAGACAActcacaggctttttaagaaagtggAGCAAAGCCTGACAAGAAcgcagagagaggagacagacatAGACAAAGACTGGCTTGGTGAGGTGAGCTAAAGCTGCATCCTTCATCTCTGCCCGTTTTGCTCATTACCTGCAAGGACTGCTGCCTTCACCACTTGCCACAAGGACTGGCTCGTCTTCAACTCTTCCTGCAGatgaaggcagctcctttccaagagtgttgctgatttgtttcagcagcattggaaacagccgtggcagcaggagagacacactttcccggggctccagggaatACACCAGCTCACGGAGGGCACAGGTTACCTATGAAGAAATGCCGTCACAAACCacttggaaaggaagagcttttgccaccacttaccccacctgcctgcccgcctgcctggctgctctcctctggagctcTGACTTCTGCCACAAGCTTGTGGATGGGCAACAACaagctctcacagcttctcaCAGTGATCAAAATGAGAATGACCCAGCAAAGCACACTGTGAGGCTTCTGCATGTGGATTTACAAGTGCCTGTGTACCAGGAGGATGTCCAACCCCTCGCTTTCATTCCACGGGATCCTCagccaaagaggggcagaaatgtcacttcacataccatgagaggctccagcgcagccagaTTGTCGCTCCCTTCCTCATCGAGGCAGTTGCTTCTGGCGGGGGTGTCTTCAGCGCTCTCCAGTTTGCCCATTAGCAACTGGagcatttcaattgcaaagaTGCCTCTGCCAAGAGTCCGCCACAGCTCCGTGGTATCACTGCAGGTGAACAGTTTACCCGTGATCGCGTGTACTGTTGGGCCTGCAGCCCCTCAAAGGCAGGTTAAATACTCCCCCCCGTCCCAGCGTGGAGCTTtagcagccccagtccctggcaagtcacaagcacatgctctggcaacagtcggacttttctcctcggggaaagagacaactggctgctgaacagagtcccctctagtgccgccaggctgtggcgtctctgggctcctgaagtggaaggagaggggaggggaacctacctgtccatgggcaggtgTCTCTGGAGGAGGCTGTTGGTTACTGCCTCAGGGTGATAGCAGCCCAGGACAGACACTGCCTCAAAGAGGAACTCCTTcaggctgccctgctgagcagctggcagatgatcgtaaaggattgtcaggatttctggcacctggaagggacaaggaaagaacagcaggttgttttaggcctttcctaggGCTTCCCTTAAAGCCAGACCAATTCTTCAGGGCATGAGCAAGTCCTGCTTCCTTGACTATTTGTCAAGATCTCACCCTAAACTTCAGCCCTACCACTCCACACAgtggagggttttcttttgggtctaagtgtgctccttgccctctcacgcacacagatgtgctgtcattgcacatgccttggctcccttctgttttcagcttctcttctcatgcacacaaaagacattttaacgtTTCACCCAGAGCAGTCTGAACGCTTCTAACTATGTGCTTGAAATAATGCAACATCAAGACCTAACACATTCTTCACACCTTCCGAAGATACCATGCAGTGCCTGCACAAGGGCCTTCAGGTCCTTCCTGGAGGAACCAGCTCTCCAGGGATACTTGTccttgcctccagcctcctcatttctcatagatttaacaccttccccagagggaacaactttgctctggaggaagaCATTTGGCAGATCCTTTCACCGCCAGAAACTGTGGCCGTAGCCTGCACAGAGCAAAACTACTCACTTCTCCTGTGGATGACAGCCATCAAGACACTATctgtctgctctttttccccacaggacAGACACCAAGCGATCTGCTGACCACGTATGAAAGGAACAGAGCCCAGGAGAAAAGATGGCTGGCACCGTTCACCAGTGGACCCCGAGACGCAGCACAgaccagagaaaggggggggcTCAACTAAATTGTGTCTATCAGATTTGCTCCTTCTTGGCACTGTGTCTGGAACAGTTGGAGACTTTGCTCCAGAAGGGTTTGTATTGCTGGTACCAGATGCACAGTAGCTCTTGGATTAGGTTGCCAGGACTTCAGCTGGATAAACAAGACATTCTTGGCTCTGCAtgcaagatgcatttctgcagaccacagcagCTAGACAAGGGGTAGTGCAGCAGCTCAGTGTCAAAGTTCCAACTCTAAAGATAAACAAGGGGTGTTTTACCTCCAgcaacatttctcttccacattcctTCAGGAAGATGAGCATCCACTCGCCTGCTGCCCTAGCACAAGTGGGGCTGAAGgacagcatgctgcccaggacagccttcagaaagcctcttgcctgctctgagcaaaaggatttgcatgcaacctggagagaaatgagaaacaggagaaacaacatcagaagtctgcttcctctcttacaagcaaaggacaagaaaacttgagcagcttctcagTTCAGCCATTAGCTAATCCTGAAGGTGGCAGGTGCTTTGTATTCCAATTGCACATAcaacttcttcttttgatttatgaagctCATAGAGTTGGAAGGCTCTTCCATGAGGTCGGTTGCTTGCCTACACaacttatgttcttaaaataactctcaagagctggcaagctaatacatgttaaaataaagagaaagccatTGGGCTAAGgaacttccctgctttgcttcaacagctcactttccccagatggagagtgtttgggtgtggatggatgaaaacaaacacacaaactcatAGAAACTTCATGGAGTCTACTTCTTTCCCCAGTGGGAACGCTAGATATTGTTATGCTTCAAAACCCTCTTACTACTTGCTAACAACAGAGGCCCCATTGCTATAGGCCActctgaaaggggagagaaatcttggaagtaaagaagagaaaagtgatggGAGCTGAGCCACCAGGTAGCCACAGCTCTGGCTTTGGAGTCAGTAACCTTTGCGATTTTGGAAGAGGTCCTCAGCAGCGAATCCACATCTGCAGCCACTAGCTCCTCACAGAAGTGATTCAGATCCACTTCCCTTGTGTGCATAACCTTGcctaaaagaaacacaggtgggaaaggataggcacattttctgaaaatgaaccccCAGTCCACAGCCATTGATCAAGGAATCACCAAATGGTGGTAGGGAATTCCACAGGGGTAGTGCAGGACCCTTCTGAACTCTGGGTGCAGCATTTTACGAGTCAGGCCATCAGATTCTGCTCTATGCcagtcagaaaaaacactctCCTTCTCCTATAGCAGTTTTCAGACTATACCTATTGTCCTCAACTATGGCTCCTCTTTTTCTCAGCCCCTCCATCCCATGTGCAAGCACAGGTCACACCTATCCTCTGACTGGGAGGAGGGTCTCCATAGATTCATCAGTGTGGACAGGTGATGCTGACCAAAGTTCACTCCAGAAGCCCAGGTGTACAACTCCCTTCTAAACAATTTCTCAACTGGGATCATTACTTTGTCTCTACAAAGCTAGAAAGTGCTGTCCTCTAATCCTTGGTGCCTGAGAGTGCTGCCCTGAGACAGAAATGTGGGAGGGCTCTCATTCTCCACAGCACCCAGAAGTGCCCctgaggcagggctgctcagagaaCTTCCCCAGGCCTCCCTTGTGCTAtggccaggagggaaaagaatgaccAAGGTCTGGATGCAAGAAACCAGCAGTCTGCTGTCCATTACTCTTCTCCTCTGGCAATggagccccctccctgcacattgcctctgctgccagacagggaagagagggaagagcaggcagaaggaagtgggaagcaatgactgttcttctcaccttgtgttgagagaaggcagctgatacaGTCGACTGCCCGCTGGCGTGATGTGGCCAGggagtcacagctgagaggccccagcACTCCAATCATGGAGCCAAACTGCTCAGAAGAGTTTTCTCTCTggtagaaatcaaagaaagaagaaagttctcaggctgcaggagtggCCCTTCAACCTTCTCCTTCTGACACTGACTCCTGACCCACAGCAGGGCATCTGGATCGACAGAAGCTCAGCTTTATCCTCCCAGGAGATTAGCaacccagagcacagctctgagcaaacctccctgccagggaagcagaagggcttAAGAAGCAATGCTGTCTTGGTGGCAGATGGGTGCTGAGgttagggcagagctgcagagaagacctGCAGGGCCTCCTGGCTCGCCAGGGCTGCCCTCGTCTTGGTTCCCCGAGAGACTCCAGCTGAAcccacaagcactcccaaagagttttgggaagagggagACAATACTCACAGCATCCTCCAGTCTCTCGGTGTAAGTCTTTAGCAGATGAGTGCAGGCATAAAgggccctctctctctcccactctttcCCAGAACGGAGCCAGGCCTCTAGGAGCTGTTGGAAGACCACAGCTAGATCAGGGCATGCATCgtttgcacgcacacacactcacacacacacacacacactcctttacagtctcccaccttttcttcccccaggaaCCACACTAAGGATACATTGGCCTCCATGGGAATTCATCACCGCTGTGAGGTACACAAACACTGAAGGCTTCTTATATTAGTGTATCTGATACTTGCACACAGCACTCACTCATCAGCAAAGATTGGGAGTGCCTTGTATCCGTCCACCATGGCCATCTTGGCAACAGCTCCCATTGCAACATGCCCTGACAACCAATAACACAACTCCTACAGCCACGACGGGCCATAGTTTTCTCCACCTCCAGGGAAGAATTGCATGCCTTGCACCTGCCTCCAGAGCATCTCCTATTCTCAGATGATCCCCTAAAGCGTGAGGCCCTCCATCCTTGGCTCTCCTCTTGACAAAagagagtttccctttctcctctttgctactCACGTGAAAGGTTTCCTTGAGCCATGACAAGGTCAGCTCTTCCTCAAGACTTGTCATGAGGCGAGCAAGAGCTTCCAGGGATCGTGTATAGAGAGcctaaaagcaagagagaaggagtggtagctgaaatcagagagcctcagaactcagccagagaggctgccagcattcagtgcatgataaggtgcagctctgaacatgcagagcagcagagggggattgacagctacctctgcatgctcagcatcatctgctgcctccccttcttttgtctgctcaaggggaggaaggggaaataggCTTCGGAAGCACTCCTGAAGAAGATGACAGTTTTCCTTCTGGGTCAGAGATGGCTTGATCTtgctggcagaagacaaaagaaagagttcagaaaggacACTTGCTACTCTTTGCCAGAGGGGGTCCAGTGGCAGCTAGAGTTCCTCTGAAGCTGGAGCCCCAGTTCCCAACACTGCTGTTCCATGAAGAGGGAGCACTTCCGCCAACTCCCATGGATTCTTGCCCATCAGACTCCCAGGGTACAGAGAGCCGGGAGCTCTCTtcccccagccagccagccagccagccagcagcctttctgcagcccagaccACTCTCTGTTCCACACTTCTCCAATCTACAGCCTCAGGCCATCTCTCTCCAACACTGGGCTCCAGGATCTGTACCGCATCACATCTTCCAGGATCAT
This Dromaius novaehollandiae isolate bDroNov1 chromosome 2, bDroNov1.hap1, whole genome shotgun sequence DNA region includes the following protein-coding sequences:
- the LOC135327392 gene encoding maestro heat-like repeat-containing protein family member 2B; this translates as MTSLEEELTLSWLKETFHLLEAWLRSGKEWERERALYACTHLLKTYTERLEDARENSSEQFGSMIGVLGPLSCDSLATSRQRAVDCISCLLSTQGKVMHTREVDLNHFCEELVAADVDSLLRTSSKIAKVACKSFCSEQARGFLKAVLGSMLSFSPTCARAAGEWMLIFLKECGREMLLEVPEILTILYDHLPAAQQGSLKEFLFEAVSVLGCYHPEAVTNSLLQRHLPMDR